A window of Globicephala melas chromosome 2, mGloMel1.2, whole genome shotgun sequence genomic DNA:
GCCACATCCGGAAGCTGGAGGAAAACGAAGGTCCTGCAGGGTCTCGGGCGGGAAGCAGATGGTGCTTTTGCCACCCAGGGCCCCGTACCCTACAGCTGCCAAGAACTGGGGCTTTAGTCTTGTGAAGAGTGGGACCTGGGGACCGGCGTCTCCAGATCCCCAGCAGCATTCCTGTTTCATCTCAGCACTGTCCCAGAAGGCCCACAGTGCTAGTCAGCATATCCGAGATTATCCCTGCCATTTAGCTACCTTCGAGAACAGTCTCTGTAAGGTTTCCCCACACTTGGCTTGAGAATTCTTGCAGAAAGCCACCACATGAAGGTGCAGGCCAGGGTTTCTGTGCATATCAGCTTTTATCTGCATCTCAGAGCTTTGTTTATACACTGATCCACCTTGGTGCTGTTATCCACAGGCTATCTGGAATTCCTTCCAGTGTGATTATTCCTTAGGTTAGAGTGACAATAAAGGTGGGTCACAGAATGTCTCCAGCCTCTTGTTGACTGCTAGGAGGCCCCGTGTCTGGCTGAGCAAGAAAGACAAACAAAGGAGAGAGAAGTTTACAATTGAGGATCTTGTCAGCCAGTCCTGTGGGAGCTTTGCTGAGACACAGAATAGAGCAGTGCCTTTGGGGCTTCAGAGTTCCAGGCCCTGAAAGTGGGGTCAAGTCATGGTGAAGAGAGGAAGACGGGGATGGGGGCTTCTAGCAGCAGACTTCAACTTCACAGTATTAACCTAATGGTTAACTCTTTATCTCTTGTGGTTACCCTGTTCGGCACACTCCAGCTTCTAATCCCCAAAAATGCTACTTTGCATATTTGGTTTTTTAATGTCTTCGACTTTTTTGCAAACTCATTTTGTAGTAATTCTTGGTAATTCGATTGGATTCTATTTGGGGTATTTGCATGAATATTAGGATGAAGATTCATATTTTAGGTCCATATCGGAAACAGATTTCGTCCTCTCAGACCTCACTTTTCTTAAAGAAGTGAGACAAGTCcctgtcctcttttttttcctaattggggtatagttgcttaacaatgttgtgttagtttctgctgtacagcgaagtgaatcagctatgtgtatacacatatcccctcttttggatttcccgtttaggtcaccacagagcattgagtagagttccctgtgctatacagcaggttctcattagttatctgttttatacatattcgtgtatatatgtcaatcctaatctcccagttcatcccaccccccttttcccccccttggggtccatatgtttctctacatctgtgtctctttgtGCCTTGcagacaggttcatctgtaccattttctctcttaacaaacaaaaaccttataGAGGTTTGCATCTGATTGATTTCTCTCAAAAGCTGTCTGTCAATTTAAATGAGACCCAGTTTGGAGAAGCCATTGTAATTTAAGTAGCAGTTGGAATGTGAATCATTTTCCACTGTCTGCCACCAAACTGCATCTGTCTTCAGAGAGAATTGGTCTCACTGTCAAGTGTATTGGCTTCCCCTGCTGCTAGACTGCCAGTTCTTTCCCATGATGACTCATCAgtataataaatgcatatatcTCTCTGACGCTGATATGAAGATTAGGAATTTAAACAGGACAGAAGCGCCAAGGAAGCTTGTGAGAATAGGTAACTTAGGTTCAGAGCCCATCATTTTGCCAAGTTGGCTTCATTCCTAAATGGCCAACTTGGCACCTTGTGAAATTCACTTATTCCTGCAGCTCTCTGCCAGCAGCATTTTAGTAAATTCTTGTTTAGGTGACCTTAACGGGAGCCCCTTAGAGCTTGAAAGAATTAACGGACGTCGCCTACAGATTCTAAAGCAAAATTACATAGAATGTCAAGTTAAGAGGGGAGGGCTTTGTCTGTTATCAAGCATAGCACCAAGTGCATTTGGGAGCTTATGTGAGTAGGGGCAGTGAGGGAATGATAAAGGTGCAGATTGGATCTTTTACGTGGATACATATAGATAGATTTTGCGGGGatggctttttttcctttacatcTTTAGTTTTCTCTGCTTAGAAATCCCTCCAGATCTGAAGAAAACCTGAAACAGTTTCTTTGGACTTACCTTGGCCTGAATCCATTTATCTCACCCACACTTAAGGACTCcatcattttaaacaaaaaaagctaTTAACATTAGCCAAAAATCACAGCATGAAAAGaatctatatttttcttaattaaatttcATCTAGAGTCACCTTGTCTGAAacactgttttctcattttatagtaAAAATGATCACAAGAATCTTACGGTATTTAGAACAGATGGATAAAAAAtgctttctgtctttaaaaatttttttcacctcAACTTTATTCAATAGCTAGGGCTTATTCTTAGGTCTGTGTCAAGAGGGCACATTGACTGCATTATATTACAAAATAACATATGAAAAACTTGGTGGTCTGTGGGCTTTTACAGTAGAGGGAATAAATAGAACACTGACACATTGATGATTTGCCCTGTTGACACCAGTGATTACTAGGGGGTGAGAGGTTGCATTTTGCATCTCTTAGAataaatttcagaattatttcagCGTTTCCCTCATTTTGTAACCGATTGGTATGAAGCTTCTTAAATGTTTGCAGAGGGTCTAAGAGATAAAGCACAATGACAGGAATAGAAGCCAGCACATGGAACACCAAGGCTGCGCTGACACATTGACAGGAAGTAATTCATGCTAGGCTCCTATTAGATAGAAAACAAGTTGGCAAAGTGCTTGTCTTCTAGTGACTATGCTTATGAGTATAGAATAACTGTAGTTGATTCCAAATCTACAAGAAATTTGGGAGTAAAAGGGCTATTTGTAAAGAGAcagaaaagcttttaaattattaGATCCACAATTCTCAATTGTCTTAGAACTCGAACACCATAtaggactttttatttttactttttctcttcactTTCCACCCTTCCAAGGGCAACATGGCTATTGTATTGAAACTACAGTGAATAGAAAGTATGAGAATTTTGCAAACCCCTTTAGTTCTTCATCTTCATCTTAACTCCTGTTGCCTTCAGAAAATAGGAAATCATTAGAACCCAGTCTAACCCTAAAAAATGGGCTGTAGATGGATGTACTTTTGTTGCAGTGATGGTGTGTGTTAGGCTCTGATGTCTGGTTCCAGTCTGCCTCTGTGTGGCTACACACACTCACCTTTGTGTGTTTCAGCTCGATTCCTTAGAATTGACATGAAAGGGCTGAAGCCCAGAAATGTACACACAGCCTTCTCCAagcattttttccattttgcatCCTGGAAtgcatattttctcttcctgctgaTGTTCATTCCCTCTCTGGGGAAGCCTGTGGTGATTATACTTCAGAGCTGGATTCAAACATCAAGAGTGCAAGTATTTTTACTTAACCAAGACACAATACAATTAAATCCATTACCAGGCCCTTGAGAACCCAATTAGTCTAGTAGTCAGCAGTTTCTGAAATAATATCAATTTAACATTCCCCAAATGCACTCTCCATTTTTAACATTGTTCTAATGTGTTATTTCTCATCAGTATTAAAGATACAAGGCAGTTTAACTATTTCTTGGTTTTAAATTTCTGACTTGAAGCACAGTTTCTATCAGTTGTACACCTGTAGCTCAGTTATAACTTTGTGCCTTTATGTAATGGTTAGTTTAGCATTCGATAAAAGGGACTTTCCAATATTGTGTCTTTGCTACGTTAAAGAGGTGTACTGACATGTTAAATCAAAGAACAGTTTTATCAATCAGAGGCTACATGAGTATAAATTATCAAACCAGTAGTGATTACTCTGTGTTCTTAATAGATGGTAAAACCTCACTGATTCAGCCTAAATGGAGAAAAGCAATCTTCATCCATGAAAATCTAAATTCTAGAATTTTTTGAAAGGAATTCTcagaagaataattttattttaaattgtcttcAACAGCTAGAGCTAAGCTAACAATGGCCCAAATTGAACAGATGAACAAATCAAATGAAAGGCAATTAGCATAAGTAGATTTATTGAACTGTTTCTGTAGCAGTTCTTTTGAAATTATCTGTGGGGAAggaccagatttttaaaaacttccaatcCACTGTGGACCGATACTTTTGCAAAGCTCAAAATCACATTCGTGGATGTCCTGGCAATGTCAGATCACTCTAAAAGTTTCTAAATGTTTATTCTCAATTCCTGAACTTATTCCACTGTGGACCAATAACAGTTTGCAGACAAGAAGTGATCTGCCATCTTACACTTTGAGTAGCATTCTTCTATGGTGTTTGAAGCTTTAAAACTCTTTGAGTAGTTAAATACTCGCCTCATATCTATGGTACTGGTTTTTGTTCATTTTGCAGTCTTCTTAAATTGAGCTCCTATCAGAATTATGAGCACTTTCCACTCACTCACTTCTGAATGTGAAATTGTACTTGTTCTTGGCTTGACCCCCGCTAAtcagctgttccttctgccttggTTGAATATAATGACGAGCTGTCTTCCTCACCACACAGAGAAGAAGCAGTACCGGGAATCTTACATCAGCGACAACCTGGACCTCGACATGGACCAGCTGGAGAAGCGGTCCCGGGCCAGCGGGAGCAGCGCGGGCAGCATGAAGCATAAGCGCCTGTCCCGTCACTCCACCGCCAGCCACAGCAGCTCTCACACCTCGGGCATCGAGGCTGACACCAAGGTCCGGGACGCGGGCCCCGAAGATGCCTACCCCGGCAGCGCCATCCACCGCAAGCTGAAAACCTGCAGCTCCATGACCAGCCACAGCAGCTCCCACACCTCCGGGGTGGAGAGTGGCGGCAAGGACCGGCTGGAGGAGGATTTGCAGGATGATGGTAACCTGCCCCCCAGGCCCTCCGAGCTAACAGTGCTGACCTGTCGTCTGGGATGCTCTGCTTTTTCTCTCCCAGTTTTTTCGCATTATTGTTTCTGTAGAATTGATGTAgtaatagagaagaaagaaacagcattTGGCTGCTTAAACCTGTGTTAAGGCATAAGATACGATCAGACCTATAGCCTGTATCAGCCAAACTTAGTACTTGTgtgcatcttttttatttttctgtttcaaataATTGCTGTAGCATTCAGGTTTGGGGAAAAGATACACTGATTCCATTAAGGGAAACTGCAGAACATACGTGTGCTTACTATAGAATTCACGTGGATATCAAATCAAGTTGCTAAATGCTCTGAGAGAAGGCAGCCATGGGTGATGGGGAGCTTCATGCACTACTCATTCTGTCCTTGTTGACAGTCAAATCATGGCATTAGCAGACTTGTAGGTAACACAGCAGTCCTGTGGAGAAGAGAAGCAGCATCTAGTTGAGAGTTGTCGCTAGAGTTTCCTGTTGTGGAGTCTCATtagcagatttatttttaaatatgaataattaaATAACCTCCCTCAAGGTGTGGCTATGAATTTCAGTGGCCATTTCCCCTTAGGTCActaaatgtcttttctttctttgtcagaAATAGAGATGTTGGTTGACGACCCCAGGGACCTGGAGAGGATGAATGAAGAGTCCCTGGAAGTCAGCCCAGACATGTGCATCTACATCACAGAGGACATGCTCCTGTCTCGGAAGCTGAATGGACACTCTGGTGAGCTCCCTCGGGAAGGTCCTCTCCTTAGCTAGTGGGTTCAGAGGATACTTAATAATGTAAGAAACCTAGGTAAGAAAAACAGTACAAATTGTTTAGATAGTACGAtctcaaattataaaaatgtttacatgtatgtgacaaaatatacataaaatattaatagccTTTTCTCTGGATGATGGGGTTatggatgtttttattttcttctttgcatcATCCCAGTTTGCCAAAATCTCTACAATTTGAGcccattgttttaaaaacatggaGCTAAGATTGAGTAGTGACGTAGTGTACTGCTCTGTCCTTCATTCTTGTGGAAGTTTGGCAGGAGTCTGTTCAGTGTTCTGAGCACCAGGCTTGATACTGAGTTTTCTAGTGCTGGTTCTGGGTTTTGGAGCAAATTATTTATAGGCAGAAAAGGGCACATTTACAAGGAAATTCAAAAGGAACCATACCCAGTGCCAACCAGTGCACTAGTCCACATCTTCTTCCTATGAAGATTGACTCAAAAGTTTAAGGCTTTTTAGAAGATAAGGAGCTTTCTAGAGAACGATCTTCTACTCAAGCACTTTGTACCAACCCCCAAAACATGAGTGTCATCTGAGAATTATTTAAACTGTCTACATGTAAACCAAGAATGtacatatatcattttttaattgaactaatCATCAAACAATACATTCTAGACACTGAATTATTATGAGACCCTTCTAAAGAGATAGAATACAAAAAGTCATTTCTGTAGGTTACTAGCAGTGGCTGAATAACAATCACATTACTTACTCAAGGTTCTTTTTTTATCAGGTAGAAATGTACTTAAGCCATTTAGCCTTAGGGCTCTGGGGCCTGACCTATTCACTTGCTCCATCTGTTTGCAAGAAAAATATGAGTGGTTTTTACTTACATCTCCAGTTCGCATTGACAATTTTACCTTCTGAAACATTTTTCCTGGGTGCTTTTTTCCCATGCCACAGTCACTTAGGGAAGTGTCAGCCCCTGGATTTCTGTTTCTGAATTATCAGGTTCCCCGAGCACTGGGGTGATGAGGAGCTC
This region includes:
- the FRMD6 gene encoding FERM domain-containing protein 6 isoform X3; this translates as MDQLEKRSRASGSSAGSMKHKRLSRHSTASHSSSHTSGIEADTKVRDAGPEDAYPGSAIHRKLKTCSSMTSHSSSHTSGVESGGKDRLEEDLQDDEIEMLVDDPRDLERMNEESLEVSPDMCIYITEDMLLSRKLNGHSGLIVKEIGSSTSSSSETVVKLRGQSTDSLPQTVCRKPKTSTDRHSLSLDDIRLYQKDFLRIAGLCQDTAQSYTFGCGHELDEEGLYCSSCLAQQCVNIQDAFPVKRTSKYFSLDLTHDEVPEFVV